The following proteins come from a genomic window of Triticum aestivum cultivar Chinese Spring chromosome 6A, IWGSC CS RefSeq v2.1, whole genome shotgun sequence:
- the LOC123129881 gene encoding chlorophyllase-1, translating into MHHRSQYPPSYKFVSLVLSSDHRHIKAFVKIESWCPKLESEMAASAEIVKKSSAEVLEVVTSVFQPGNLAVEEIQVHGKKVPTPPIPVLIVAPKDAGTYPVAMFLHGFFLHNHYYKQLLHHIASHGFIMVAPQFNNCIIPVGDANDIAAAAKVADWLPDGLPSMLPEGVQPELSKLALAGHSRGGHTAFSLALGHAKTHLTFSALVGLDPVAGKGKSSQLKPKILTYEPSSFDIDMPVLVIGTRLGEEKKNIFFPPCAPNDVNHAEFYRECRPPCSYIVTKDYGHLDMLDNNASKLMTCVCKDGGGCKDKMRRCVSGIMVAFLNATIGEKHGDLEAILRDPTVAPATLDPVEHRLA; encoded by the exons ATGCACCATAGGAGCCAATATCCACCCTCCTATAAATTTGTCTCACTGGTCCTCTCTTCTGATCATCGCCACATCAAAGCTTTTGTAAAGATAGAGAGCTGGTGCCCCAAGCTTGAGTCAGAGATGGCAGCATCTGCAGAAATTGTGAAGAAGTCCAGTGCCGAGGTTCTCGAGGTGGTCACCTCCGTGTTCCAGCCGGGGAACCTTGCGGTGGAGGAAATTCAGGTGCATGGGAAAAAGGTACCGACACCACCGATACCGGTCCTGATCGTAGCACCCAAGGATGCAGGAACCTACCCCGTTGCCATGTTCTTGCACGGCTTCTTCCTCCATAACCACTACTACAAACAACTTCTCCATCACATCGCATCACATGGCTTCATCATGGTTGCACCCCAG TTCAACAACTGTATCATACCTGTGGGTGACGCCAATGACATCGCCGCCGCAGCTAAGGTCGCAGACTGGCTCCCCGACGGTCTTCCGTCCATGCTCCCTGAAGGCGTCCAGCCGGAGCTCTCGAAGCTCGCCTTGGCCGGCCACAGCCGAGGAGGCCACACGGCTTTCTCCTTGGCCTTGGGGCATGCCAAGACCCACCTAACCTTCTCCGCGCTGGTCGGCCTAGACCCTGTTGCCGGCAAAGGAAAGTCCTCTCAGCTCAAACCCAAGATCCTCACCTACGAGCCCTCCTCTTTCGACATTGACATGCCTGTGCTAGTCATTGGCACCAGGCTCGGCGAGGAGAAGAAGAACATATTCTTTCCGCCGTGCGCACCCAATGACGTGAACCACGCGGAGTTCTACCGCGAGTGCAGGCCACCCTGCAGCTACATTGTGACCAAGGACTACGGTCATCTGGACATGCTGGACAATAACGCCTCCAAGTTAATGACCTGCGTGTGCAAGGATGGGGGTGGGTGCAAGGACAAGATGAGGAGGTGCGTTTCTGGGATCATGGTGGCATTTCTGAATGCTACCATTGGTGAGAAACATGGAGATCTTGAGGCCATACTGAGAGACCCGACAGTTGCACCAGCCACGCTTGATCCGGTTGAGCACCGCCTGGCGTGA